From a single Micromonospora carbonacea genomic region:
- a CDS encoding ArsR/SmtB family transcription factor, producing the protein MSVPLYQAKAELFRTLGHPVRIRVLELLQDGPKPVRDLLLAIDVEASNLSQQLAVLRRAGMVASHRDGPLVVYSLSTPDVADLLAAGRRILGAVLTDRDALLDELRADSVPAAGSAPAASGEVGSRPGAGR; encoded by the coding sequence GTGTCCGTGCCGCTGTACCAGGCCAAGGCCGAGCTGTTCCGCACCCTCGGGCACCCCGTGCGCATCCGCGTGCTCGAACTGCTCCAGGACGGGCCGAAGCCCGTCCGCGACCTGCTCCTCGCCATCGACGTCGAGGCGTCCAACCTCTCCCAGCAGCTCGCCGTGCTGCGCCGCGCAGGCATGGTCGCCTCCCACCGCGACGGCCCCCTGGTCGTGTACTCCCTCAGCACCCCCGACGTGGCCGACCTGCTGGCCGCCGGGCGGCGCATCCTCGGCGCGGTCCTCACCGACCGCGACGCCCTCCTCGACGAGCTGCGCGCCGACTCCGTGCCGGCTGCCGGCTCGGCTCCGGCCGCCAGCGGGGAGGTCGGCTCGCGGCCCGGTGCGGGCCGGTGA